The following coding sequences lie in one Gemmatimonadota bacterium genomic window:
- a CDS encoding nuclear transport factor 2 family protein has translation MPSLAGNASAQQAAVPTPEVVVQRFVDAANARDANAMALLVAPDAVFERFPGGQIIAQGRDSIRARYARSLPPMPPGWRITVQPRIVEGNLVIDQEHFTGGPPERTQATWMYLVQGGLIRRAWVLDGKAP, from the coding sequence TTGCCCTCCCTCGCCGGGAACGCGTCAGCACAACAGGCCGCCGTGCCGACGCCAGAGGTGGTCGTGCAGCGCTTCGTCGATGCGGCCAATGCGCGCGACGCGAATGCGATGGCACTGCTGGTCGCGCCGGACGCCGTCTTCGAGCGCTTTCCGGGTGGTCAGATCATCGCGCAGGGGCGCGACAGCATCCGCGCCCGCTACGCCCGGTCGCTGCCGCCCATGCCGCCCGGTTGGCGCATCACGGTGCAGCCGAGGATCGTCGAGGGCAACCTGGTTATCGACCAGGAGCACTTCACGGGCGGGCCGCCGGAACGGACACAGGCAACCTGGATGTACCTCGTGCAGGGCGGGTTGATCCGCCGCGCATGGGTGCTGGACGGGAAGGCGCCGTAA
- a CDS encoding DUF1579 domain-containing protein translates to MSLPLDPSAPTDFDFVIGDWHVHHRRLKARLAGCTEWETFDGLSSTQKTLGGFGNVEDNQLFLPTGSYRAVALRSFDPAAGTWSIWWLDGRFPGALDTPVVGRFSDGVGLFFAEDSLNGVPVRIRFSWRISPEGHPRWDQAFSVDGGVTWEVNWEMEFVRLD, encoded by the coding sequence ATGTCGCTACCGCTCGACCCCTCCGCTCCAACGGATTTCGATTTCGTCATCGGCGACTGGCACGTCCATCATCGCCGTCTCAAGGCGCGCCTGGCCGGGTGTACCGAGTGGGAGACCTTCGACGGACTGTCATCGACGCAGAAGACGCTGGGCGGCTTCGGCAACGTCGAGGACAATCAGCTCTTCCTGCCGACGGGGAGCTACCGCGCGGTGGCGCTTCGCTCGTTTGACCCGGCCGCGGGCACCTGGTCGATCTGGTGGCTCGACGGCCGTTTCCCGGGGGCACTCGACACGCCGGTGGTTGGTCGCTTTTCCGATGGCGTGGGCCTGTTCTTCGCGGAGGATTCGCTCAACGGTGTGCCTGTTCGAATCCGCTTCAGCTGGCGCATCTCACCCGAGGGCCATCCCCGTTGGGATCAGGCCTTCTCGGTCGACGGCGGCGTCACCTGGGAAGTGAACTGGGAGATGGAATTTGTCCGGCTCGACTAA
- the ppc gene encoding phosphoenolpyruvate carboxylase, with product MPSAALPSPHAPLHADVRLLGQLLGTTLREQEGDALYATVERVRAMAKAVRAGQVAREELSRTLQGLSAMDSLTIARALAHFLGLANIAEQHHRIRRRRDYQRAPEQGPQRGSLAESLPRLRAAGMRADALHAAVESLQVELVLTAHPTEVVRRTVRRAYRRIADHLDQRDRPDLTPLEQEEVLRGLAAEITALWLTNEVRREAPTPFEEVKWGLVAFEQTLWDALPRSLRELDRVLQAATGAGLSLDAAPLRFGSWIGGDRDGNPNVTPLVTAQAVMLARWMATDLYRRELQALRGELSMQRANDELRAVVGDAPEPYRALLKPVVARLLAMRDRMTTLLDSGAPFEPADADYPDAEALAEPLRLCYRSLYESGAGRIADGRLLDILRRIPSFGISLARLDLRQEASRHTDALTAITQAAGLGSYADWDESTRQEFLRAELSGEASVIAGAFVNGATYTPEITDVLDAVRTAATLPRDALGAYVISMAAHPSDVLAVRALQEGAGLTPPLRVVPLFETVDDLQHAATVIDGLLVLPWYRERVGPTIEVMVGYSDSAKDGGRLAAAWELYAAQERLVTVAERHGVRLTLFHGRGGSVGRGGGPTHLAIQSQPAGSVNGTIRVTEQGEMVDAKFGLPAIADRTLEVYTTATLEASLHPAVAIPEAWRLRMQALADTSRAHFRSIVYDMPEFIDYFHAATPEGELAHLRTGSRPARRRGNGGVKSLRAIPWVFAWTQTRLQLASWLGVGAALDQALAAGHADELRAMYLEWPFFRSTLDLIAMVVAKSSPEIAAQYDAALVPAPLQPLGVALREDLARTERVLREVTGHSQLLEENPVLRRSIDVRNPYVDPINLVQIEVLRRLREAGADPALFEAFLITVNGVAAGMRNTG from the coding sequence GTGCCCTCTGCTGCCCTCCCCTCGCCTCACGCTCCCCTGCATGCCGACGTCCGCCTGCTGGGGCAGCTCCTCGGTACCACGCTTCGTGAACAGGAAGGCGATGCGCTCTATGCGACCGTCGAGCGCGTCCGGGCCATGGCCAAGGCGGTCCGCGCCGGACAGGTGGCGCGTGAGGAGCTTAGCCGCACGCTCCAAGGCCTCTCGGCCATGGACTCGCTGACGATCGCCCGCGCGCTTGCCCACTTTCTGGGCCTCGCCAACATCGCCGAACAACACCATCGCATCCGACGCCGACGCGACTACCAGCGGGCGCCGGAGCAGGGTCCCCAGCGGGGGTCGCTGGCCGAGAGCCTCCCGAGGCTGCGCGCCGCCGGTATGCGCGCCGACGCCTTGCACGCGGCGGTGGAGTCGCTGCAGGTGGAACTGGTCCTCACGGCGCACCCGACCGAAGTGGTGCGACGCACGGTGCGACGCGCGTATCGACGGATCGCTGACCACCTCGACCAGAGAGATCGACCAGACCTCACCCCGCTCGAGCAGGAGGAGGTGCTCCGGGGTCTCGCCGCAGAAATCACCGCGCTATGGCTCACCAATGAAGTCCGCCGTGAGGCACCGACGCCTTTCGAGGAAGTGAAGTGGGGGTTGGTCGCATTCGAACAGACCCTGTGGGACGCGTTACCCCGCTCGCTCCGTGAACTCGATCGCGTGCTTCAGGCGGCCACGGGGGCAGGATTGTCGCTTGATGCCGCCCCGCTCCGCTTCGGTAGCTGGATCGGTGGCGATCGTGACGGCAACCCCAACGTCACTCCGCTGGTGACTGCCCAGGCAGTGATGCTGGCCCGGTGGATGGCAACGGACCTCTATCGGCGGGAGCTCCAGGCGCTTCGCGGTGAACTCTCGATGCAGCGGGCGAACGATGAGCTGCGTGCCGTCGTGGGCGACGCGCCGGAGCCCTATCGCGCGCTGCTCAAGCCCGTGGTTGCCCGCCTGCTCGCGATGCGAGATCGCATGACCACGTTGCTTGACTCCGGCGCCCCCTTTGAGCCGGCGGATGCCGACTACCCCGATGCCGAGGCGCTCGCGGAACCGCTCCGGCTCTGCTACCGCTCCTTGTACGAGTCGGGTGCCGGCCGGATCGCGGACGGTCGCCTGCTCGACATCCTGAGACGGATTCCGAGCTTTGGCATCTCGCTCGCACGGCTCGACCTGCGGCAGGAAGCCAGTCGTCATACCGACGCGCTCACCGCGATCACCCAGGCGGCCGGGCTGGGCTCCTACGCCGACTGGGACGAGTCGACGCGGCAGGAGTTCCTGCGCGCAGAGCTGAGCGGGGAGGCGTCCGTCATCGCCGGCGCGTTCGTCAACGGCGCGACTTACACACCGGAGATCACCGACGTCCTCGACGCCGTGCGCACGGCCGCCACCCTCCCGCGCGATGCGCTGGGCGCCTACGTGATCTCCATGGCGGCCCATCCCTCCGACGTGCTCGCGGTGCGCGCGTTGCAGGAGGGGGCCGGGCTCACACCACCGCTCCGTGTGGTGCCGCTCTTCGAGACGGTGGACGATCTTCAACACGCCGCCACGGTCATCGATGGGCTGCTGGTGCTGCCGTGGTATCGCGAACGGGTGGGCCCGACGATCGAGGTGATGGTCGGTTACTCCGATTCCGCGAAGGATGGGGGTCGGCTTGCGGCGGCATGGGAACTCTACGCGGCGCAGGAGCGGCTCGTGACCGTCGCCGAGCGGCACGGGGTACGGCTCACCCTCTTTCACGGCCGCGGCGGCTCGGTCGGGCGAGGTGGAGGTCCGACACACCTGGCGATTCAGTCGCAACCCGCTGGCTCGGTCAACGGCACGATTCGCGTCACCGAGCAAGGCGAGATGGTGGACGCCAAGTTTGGCCTGCCAGCGATCGCGGACCGCACCCTTGAGGTGTATACCACGGCCACCTTGGAAGCCTCGTTGCACCCCGCCGTCGCAATCCCCGAGGCGTGGCGGCTGCGGATGCAAGCGCTCGCCGACACCTCGCGGGCACATTTCCGCAGCATCGTCTACGACATGCCGGAATTCATCGACTACTTCCACGCCGCGACGCCTGAAGGGGAATTGGCCCATCTGCGGACCGGGAGTCGGCCGGCACGTCGGCGTGGCAACGGCGGCGTCAAGTCACTCCGTGCAATCCCCTGGGTCTTCGCATGGACGCAGACGCGCTTGCAGCTTGCCTCATGGCTCGGCGTGGGGGCCGCGCTCGATCAAGCCCTGGCAGCGGGGCACGCCGATGAGCTCCGGGCCATGTATCTGGAGTGGCCATTCTTCCGCTCGACCCTCGACCTCATCGCAATGGTCGTGGCAAAGTCGTCCCCGGAGATCGCAGCGCAATACGATGCCGCCCTGGTGCCCGCGCCGCTGCAGCCGCTCGGCGTGGCCCTGCGCGAGGATCTGGCACGCACCGAGCGCGTCCTGCGGGAGGTCACCGGGCATTCGCAGCTCCTCGAGGAGAACCCCGTGTTGCGCCGCTCGATTGATGTGCGGAACCCGTACGTCGACCCCATCAACCTGGTGCAAATCGAGGTGCTGCGCCGGTTGCGGGAAGCTGGGGCCGACCCGGCGCTATTCGAAGCATTTCTGATCACCGTGAACGGCGTGGCGGCGGGAATGCGGAATACGGGGTAA